One stretch of Flavobacterium sp. 9 DNA includes these proteins:
- a CDS encoding sterol desaturase family protein — MLPIITKIFIKLSLFGADPIAIEKIHEVEKSAPNLIVYALPIVLIFTLVEFVVFYYLEKKEHDKKETMGSVLIGFGNLTVNLLMKTGLLYVVVGIYNILPYRMELNWWTLIPCFILYDFSSYWTHRISHYCRFFWATHVVHHSAEHYNLTVSFRQSWFQYAKIVFFIPLIFAGFHPAVFFIANQLSVLYQFWVHTEAIGKLHPFIEKYFGTPSNHRVHHGSQEKYLDKNFGATFMIWDHLFGSFQYEEEKPKYGITSLLKSKLNPLYLNIHEFQDIITDVKKANGFRKKMHYIFASPDAIAKQKLVKETAQPIKLSTSCEQVKKSNKNFNTNFSNTLAEKIIVQQP, encoded by the coding sequence ATGTTACCAATCATCACTAAAATATTTATTAAGCTATCCCTCTTTGGCGCAGACCCAATTGCGATAGAAAAAATTCATGAAGTCGAAAAAAGTGCACCAAACTTAATCGTTTATGCCTTGCCAATTGTATTGATTTTTACTTTGGTCGAATTTGTTGTTTTTTATTATTTAGAAAAAAAAGAACATGACAAGAAAGAAACGATGGGATCTGTGTTAATTGGTTTTGGTAATCTAACAGTCAATCTCTTAATGAAAACCGGTTTGTTGTATGTTGTAGTAGGAATTTATAATATACTCCCGTATCGCATGGAATTGAATTGGTGGACTTTGATTCCGTGTTTTATTCTGTATGATTTTAGTTCGTATTGGACACACCGAATCTCTCATTATTGCCGTTTTTTCTGGGCGACTCATGTGGTTCATCATTCTGCAGAGCATTACAATCTTACGGTAAGTTTTAGGCAAAGCTGGTTTCAATATGCCAAAATTGTATTTTTTATTCCGCTGATTTTTGCCGGTTTTCATCCTGCTGTATTTTTTATCGCCAATCAGCTTAGCGTATTGTATCAGTTTTGGGTACATACCGAAGCCATTGGAAAACTGCATCCTTTTATCGAAAAATATTTTGGAACTCCGTCTAATCATCGCGTACATCACGGAAGTCAGGAAAAATATCTGGATAAAAACTTTGGCGCAACTTTTATGATTTGGGATCATTTATTTGGTTCTTTTCAATACGAAGAAGAAAAACCTAAATATGGAATTACAAGTCTTCTCAAAAGTAAATTGAACCCGTTATATCTTAATATTCATGAATTTCAGGATATTATTACTGATGTAAAAAAGGCGAATGGTTTTCGGAAAAAGATGCATTACATTTTTGCCAGTCCGGATGCTATTGCAAAACAAAAATTAGTTAAAGAAACTGCTCAACCAATCAAATTATCCACATCATGCGAACAAGTCAAAAAAAGCAACAAGAATTTCAATACCAACTTTTCAAATACTTTAGCCGAAAAGATAATTGTGCAACAGCCTTAA
- a CDS encoding RNA polymerase sigma-70 factor yields MIECQNVFVEYSNIEHISFIKNGNEAAFEKIFKMYFRNLHAFAYTFMKDDVIAEEIVQNVFFKIWEKRNQLQIDDSLKAYLYRAVHNESLNHLKHVKIKSSFQIQYSGHMESSNEDASNQMMASELEDKIQKAISELPPQCRTIFQLSRFEQLKYQQIADQLNISIKTVENQMGKALKVLRLKLVEYLPFLLQLLYLIRRS; encoded by the coding sequence TTGATTGAATGTCAAAACGTATTTGTGGAGTATAGCAATATCGAGCATATCAGTTTTATAAAGAACGGAAATGAAGCTGCTTTTGAAAAGATTTTTAAAATGTATTTTAGAAATCTTCATGCTTTTGCCTACACTTTTATGAAAGATGATGTTATTGCCGAAGAAATTGTCCAAAATGTATTTTTTAAGATTTGGGAAAAAAGAAATCAATTGCAAATTGATGATTCATTAAAGGCTTATCTCTACAGAGCGGTTCATAATGAGAGTCTTAATCACCTTAAACACGTAAAAATTAAATCTTCTTTTCAAATTCAATATTCAGGTCATATGGAATCCTCAAATGAAGATGCATCCAATCAAATGATGGCATCTGAACTCGAAGACAAAATTCAAAAGGCAATTAGCGAATTGCCACCGCAATGTCGTACTATTTTTCAGCTGAGTCGTTTCGAGCAGCTTAAATATCAGCAAATAGCCGATCAATTGAATATTTCGATTAAAACTGTCGAAAATCAAATGGGAAAAGCACTTAAAGTATTACGCTTAAAACTGGTTGAATATCTTCCGTTTCTACTGCAATTATTATATTTAATTAGAAGATCATGA
- a CDS encoding FecR family protein, which produces MSQNNMNMNDDLLVKYLVGETDANESATVEIWLKADEKNQNYYNGFKKIWEDSLVLAQNTTVDENAAWKRLQNRIHEKDIPVHNLKKNSFNWLHIAASVLLISTLGWLSYSYFENKSANTLIAIHATNTTLNDTLPDGTTITLNKNSSLTFTQKFKGNTRPVTLKGEAFFDVSHDKTKPFIITINDVTVQVVGTSFNVKNKNGKTTVDVETGIVKVSKNKDQVELRDGEKVIISDQDLKLLKSISKGRLYNYYRNKELVCDQTPLQELVEALNEIYNVNIVIKNPELQEKPITTIFKDQSLDQILEVIQETFLIKIERKNNQILLK; this is translated from the coding sequence ATGAGCCAAAACAATATGAATATGAACGATGATTTACTAGTGAAATATCTAGTTGGCGAAACTGATGCAAACGAAAGTGCAACAGTAGAAATTTGGCTTAAAGCCGATGAAAAAAACCAAAACTATTACAATGGTTTTAAGAAAATATGGGAAGACAGTCTTGTACTTGCCCAAAATACAACCGTGGATGAAAATGCAGCCTGGAAACGATTACAGAATCGCATTCACGAGAAGGATATTCCGGTACATAACCTGAAAAAAAACTCTTTCAATTGGTTACACATTGCCGCTTCTGTTCTCTTAATTAGCACTTTGGGATGGCTAAGTTATTCTTATTTCGAAAATAAATCAGCTAATACTTTAATTGCAATACATGCAACAAACACTACTCTAAATGATACTTTACCTGATGGAACAACCATCACTTTAAACAAAAATTCATCATTGACTTTTACTCAAAAGTTCAAGGGAAATACTCGTCCGGTTACCTTAAAAGGGGAAGCTTTTTTTGATGTTTCTCACGATAAAACAAAGCCTTTTATTATTACAATTAATGATGTTACAGTACAAGTTGTAGGAACTTCTTTTAATGTGAAAAACAAAAATGGAAAAACTACTGTAGATGTCGAAACGGGAATTGTAAAAGTGAGCAAAAACAAGGATCAGGTAGAATTAAGAGATGGTGAAAAAGTAATCATTTCTGATCAGGATTTAAAGTTGTTAAAAAGCATTAGCAAAGGCAGATTATATAATTATTACCGAAATAAGGAACTCGTTTGTGATCAGACACCTTTACAGGAATTGGTTGAAGCGTTAAACGAAATTTATAATGTCAATATCGTTATTAAAAACCCTGAATTGCAGGAAAAACCAATAACTACAATATTTAAGGATCAATCACTGGATCAGATTTTAGAAGTAATTCAGGAAACATTTTTGATTAAAATCGAACGTAAAAACAACCAAATTCTATTAAAGTAA
- a CDS encoding carboxypeptidase-like regulatory domain-containing protein: MLINSRSIFVWILFLFLSGVFFNANAQSVLGNEMSIDGDKKPLGTILEEMEQKGSFRFAYYSKLVPKDSIVTIHSEQSTVKDILDQLLNNKYEYKESPGFIILRYAPLELNLELEKNTVSGDFNIVSGYIIDVQTNKRLQNVSVYEKNALQSTLTNKDGYFELKLKNLQQPVELTVTKENYKSITMMLLSEITIQKDSQKNGSDYFTDNLSEVERTGIGRFFISSKQKIQSLNLGGLIAKAPVQASLIPSISTRGMMNSQINSSFSLNLLGGYTGGVRGIEMAGLYNINRMNVYALQMAGLFNTVGGSVKGVQLAGIYNNVFGDLRGLQMSCIHNSVKGSQIGLQITGIYNNVKKDSKGLQVSGIQNTVNGTQNGLQLSGIYNIGKDTVRGAQITGIFNYAKELKGVQIGLINVTDSESGYSFGLLNFKKNGYKKISITSNEISDLNLAIKTGDNKLYTILMAGRSERSNEEKLTSFGIGLGKNIKLGKRFTYNPEISTQYLYLGNWDQYNSLGKFDSPFTFRIFKGVAISAGPSFNLYWNGKNDKDPAIITTSTFVQDRTKRYNVLKDNDKGLSAWIGWSFGLTLF, translated from the coding sequence ATGCTGATTAATTCAAGGTCTATTTTCGTTTGGATTTTATTTCTGTTTCTTTCAGGTGTTTTTTTTAATGCCAATGCTCAATCTGTATTAGGTAACGAAATGTCTATCGATGGCGATAAAAAACCATTGGGTACTATTTTAGAGGAAATGGAACAAAAAGGCAGTTTTAGGTTTGCTTATTATAGCAAACTGGTTCCAAAAGATAGTATTGTTACTATTCATTCTGAGCAATCTACTGTAAAAGACATCTTAGATCAATTGCTAAATAATAAGTATGAATATAAAGAATCTCCGGGTTTTATTATTCTCAGATATGCGCCTTTAGAACTCAATCTCGAATTGGAAAAAAACACTGTTTCTGGTGATTTCAATATAGTAAGCGGCTACATTATTGATGTTCAAACCAACAAACGTCTTCAGAATGTCAGTGTATATGAAAAGAATGCACTGCAATCGACATTAACAAATAAGGACGGTTATTTTGAACTAAAGCTAAAAAATCTACAACAACCTGTCGAGTTGACTGTTACAAAGGAAAATTACAAAAGCATCACTATGATGTTGCTCTCGGAAATTACAATTCAGAAGGATTCACAAAAAAATGGTTCCGATTATTTCACGGATAATTTATCAGAAGTGGAACGTACAGGAATTGGACGTTTCTTTATTTCTTCTAAACAAAAAATACAATCACTAAATCTTGGCGGACTTATTGCCAAAGCGCCAGTTCAGGCTTCTTTAATTCCGAGTATCAGCACACGCGGTATGATGAATTCGCAAATTAACAGCAGTTTCTCTTTGAACTTATTGGGAGGATATACCGGAGGAGTTCGCGGAATAGAAATGGCCGGACTTTACAACATCAACCGAATGAATGTTTATGCGCTACAAATGGCTGGTTTGTTCAACACCGTTGGAGGATCTGTCAAAGGAGTTCAACTCGCCGGAATCTACAATAATGTATTTGGTGATTTAAGAGGTCTTCAAATGAGTTGTATTCACAATAGTGTAAAAGGTTCGCAAATTGGACTTCAGATAACGGGAATTTACAATAATGTAAAAAAAGATTCTAAAGGGCTTCAAGTTTCAGGTATTCAAAATACGGTGAATGGTACTCAAAACGGATTACAACTTTCGGGTATTTATAATATTGGAAAAGATACCGTTCGTGGCGCCCAAATTACAGGTATTTTTAATTATGCCAAAGAATTAAAAGGAGTTCAAATTGGATTAATTAACGTTACAGATTCAGAATCAGGTTATAGTTTTGGTTTATTGAATTTTAAAAAGAATGGTTACAAAAAAATAAGTATTACAAGTAATGAAATTTCGGATCTAAATCTTGCCATAAAAACGGGCGATAATAAACTCTATACTATTTTGATGGCGGGAAGAAGCGAACGAAGTAACGAGGAAAAACTAACTTCTTTCGGGATTGGATTGGGAAAAAATATCAAATTAGGAAAGCGTTTTACATACAATCCGGAAATCAGTACTCAATATCTTTATTTAGGCAATTGGGATCAATATAATTCGTTAGGTAAATTTGATTCTCCTTTTACATTCCGAATATTCAAAGGTGTTGCGATATCAGCCGGACCTTCCTTTAATTTGTATTGGAATGGAAAAAATGATAAAGATCCTGCCATTATCACTACTTCTACTTTTGTCCAAGATCGAACAAAACGCTATAATGTCTTAAAAGATAATGACAAAGGATTAAGCGCATGGATTGGATGGAGTTTTGGATTAACGCTTTTTTAA